TTTCTGCCACCTCAGATAGTACCTTATCTGGTTGGTAAGTGAAGTACGCATATGCAATTCGATTAGATCGTCCCACGCGTCCGCGCAACTGATACAATTGAGATAATCCCATACGATTTGCATGAAAAACGATCAACGTGTTGACATTTGGAATATCCAAGCCAGTTTCAATAATGGTCGTCGACACAAGAACGTCTGTTTCACCCTGTAAAAAGTCCAACATGGCGCGTTCTAGCTCATCCTCAGCCATTTGCCCATGACCAATCCCAACTCGTGCTTCTGGCACAAGTCGTGCAACTCGATCTGCGATCGACTGAATATTATTTACCTGATTGTACAATACGTACACTTGACCGCCCCGACCAATTTCTCGCTCGATCGCTTCACGAAGTAAAGCATCGTTATATTCTACCACATAGGTCTGAACAGGAAAACGATTCTCTGGTGGCGTTTCAATGACAGATAAATCTCTAACGCCAACCATTGACATATGCAGCGTCCTTGGAATCGGTGTTGCAGTCAACGTCAAACAATCGACATTAGCTCGCAATTGCTTTAATTTTTCTTTGTGCGTTACACCAAAACGTTGCTCCTCATCAACGATAAGAAGTCCTAGATCTTTAAATTTTATATTTTTTTGCAATAAGCGATGAGTGCCAATGACGATATCGACAATACCTTTTTCGATCCCTTCAAGTACCTTTGTCGTTTCACCCTTTGTGCGAAACCGACTGAGAACTTCAATCGTGACAGGAAACCCCGCAAAACGTTCCCGGAATGTCTCATAATGCTGTTGTGCCAAGATGGTTGTAGGAACGAGCACAGCCACCTGTTTTCCATCAAATACAGCCTTTGACGCCGCGCGAATAGCTACTTCTGTTTTGCCGTATCCGACATCACCACAAAGCAATCGATCCATTGGCCTTGATTTTTCCATATCTTTTTTGATGTCCTCGATAGCTCGTAACTGATCAGGAGTCTCCTCGTAAGCAAACATCGACTCAAAATCTCTTTGCCACTCTGTGTCTGATTTGAATGCATAGCCTGGCGCTGATTCCCTCTTTGCGTACAACTTGATTAAATCTTGAGCAATATCTCGAACCGTTTTTTGTACCTTGCTTTTTGTGCGCGTCCAGTCTGAGCCACCTAAGTGATGAACACGCGGCTCTTTTTCTTCACTTCCTAAATATTTTTGAATGAGGTGAATTTGATCAATAGGCACGTACAATTTGTCATTTCCAGCGTAACGCAAATTGAGATAATCCCGATGTACTCCGCCAATTTCCAGTGTTTCAATCCCCATGTACTCAGCTATTCCGTGACTGGAGTGAACAACGAAGTCTCCGATATTTAGGTCTTGATAACTTTTAATGCGCGTTGCTTCAGAAGCATCTGAACGCACCTTACGAGCTCGTCTGCGGTTTACAAAAATCTCATTTTCTGTAATGATTACAAGACGTGCTGCAGGCAATTCAAAACCGCTGGATATTCCCCCGATCATAAGCGTCGGACATTCTGCCCTCGAATCAAAGTGAGTTCTTCGCTCAACATCGATTGAAAAATCCTCTAAAACGTGTAATAGCCGTTCTGCACGCTCCTCATTGCCCGCTAAAAAGACTACATGTTGATGTGTTTTTTGGAAACGCCCTAGCTCTGTTTTTAATAGGGGCAACTGCCCATGAAATAAAGGCATCGAGCGCACCGTAAAGTTGACCATAGAAGCACCAGATGCACCAGGAATCTGCCTAGGGAGCAAGGTGACAAACACCTGTCGCTGTGAACTTCCATGAAACAGCGAATCAACGTAAATCTCATCAATCAATCCAGGTAACATCTCGCCATGTTCCAGCGCTGCAGTAGTCCACTCCATTTCTTCTCGCGAAATGCGCTCCATCGTCTCTCGCAAACGTGATGGTTCATCGTAAATCATGACTGCGTCCTGTGAAATATAGTCCTGAAATGCATAATGTTCGTGATAAAACCGATTCGCATAACGTATAAGTCCTGGAAAGTGAATTCCTTCTCGCATGCGTGCGATGTCATGCCCTACATGCTTTTGTACATTTTCCGCAACATCAGCCGCATCGAGTTTCGACACATAGGTATTCATTTCCGCTTCCATGCGATCTGCAACGGCAGTCATCTGTGACAAACTGGCAATCAATTCACGAACAGGCCAAATTGTCACTTCTTTAATTTGATCACTTGAGCGTTGCGTTTCTGCGTCAAAGTATCGAATAGAATCAATTTCATCATCAAACCACTCAAGTCGCGTCGCTTGGCCAAACAGCGGATACACATCGACAATGCCGCCACGAACGCTAAATTGGCCACGTGTCTCCACCATATCCGCTCTTTCATATCCAAGGGATACTAATGTGTGTAAAATATGTTGTAGTGCTACCTGTTGCCCGAGAACAACATGCAACAAATGCTCATGGAGTGCAGACTTTGGGAGTGTTGCTTGCCGCAGTGCCCGAATCGTAGTCACAACTACTTTTGCAGTCCCCATATGGAGTGCAGCCAATGTTTCCATACGTAAAGCTGCAAGTTCTGGACTATATGCGACAAAATCGCTATGAGACAATTCACGTTCAGGAAATAAGTAAATCGGCCAATCTCCTAGCCATTCTCCCACTTCCGCCACAATGGTTTCAGCCACTTGCATCGAATGTGTCACAATGACAATTTGACCTTCCGTTAGTGCAAGCGATGCGTACAATAAATGTCTAGCAGAAGAGTCAAGACCTACAACCACTTGTTGTGCACCTTTTTTAACAAGTCCTTTACGCAGCATCATCACATCGTCAATTTCAGAAAAATAGTGGACAATTTCTTGCAAATGATATCACCCCGGTTACACAAACTACAAAAATGAGACGCACAAAGAGGCCTTTGCATCAAGCAAAAGGCCTGTATAAATAGCACTGTCATATTTGCCGTTATTTATGATCTTAGCAACTGTTACGTCGATTGGATTCATCAATTGTTTACCATCCGCATCGAGCGAACCACCTTTACTGCAATGGAGTATGGGAAAGGATTAACTCTGGATTATATCGTAGCGCAGCTTCACAATGTTCACATACCGTCTTTACATACGTAGTTTGCAATGCTTCATCTACGGTCATCATATCCGCTTTTTCGTCATCCGTTAAAATCGAAAAACCTAATTGCTCAACCATTGCATGGTGTGCATCAATTTGACCCAACACAGAATGACAATACTTACAAAGATACACCATTTTCAATACGGACACCCCACAATCAATGTTTTCTCTCCGTATTATGGGGTGTTACCGCATTAATTAAACGCATTCATGACAAGAGGAAATGGCGTTTTACAAAATTCTATAGCTGCTTCTGCACTGCGTACTACTGCATCACCGACTAATGGTAACTCTGCTTTTGCAAAACGCGACAAGACATAATCAACAATTGGAACATCTCCAGAAGGATGCCCAACACCAATTCGAATTCTCGGAAATTCTTGTGTTCCTAGGTGTGAAATAATCGACTTTATGCCATTATGCCCCCCCGAACTTCCTTTTTCGCGCAGGCGAATTTTCCCCACGGGAAGATCCATATCGTCATAGATCACAAGTAATTGTTCGTTGGGTCGATCTAATTTCAAAAAATCCATCGCGGCTCTGACTGCTTCGCCACTTACATTCATATATGTTAATGGACGAACCAAATAGACGCGTTCTCCATGTACCATACTCTCCGAGACTAGAGATCGCCACTTTTCTTTTGGTGTAGCTACATGAAGTTCCTCTGAAATCTGTTCAATTGACCAAAAACCAACGTTATGTCTGGTTTTTTGATATTCTTTACCTGGATTCCCTAGGCCAACAATCAATTTGGCCAACTTCCCCACCTCAATCAAATAATTCGCTAATAGAGCGCATCTCATTCACACGCAAAATGGCTTCAGCCATAATCTTTGCCACCGAGAGAACCACAAGTTTATCAATTTTTTGTTCATCTTTAAGAGCAATCGTATTAGTTACAACGACCTCTTTAATAGGAGATTGCGCAAGCCTTTCAATCGCAGGAGAAGATAACACAGGATGAGTACAGCACGCATATACTTCCTTTGCTCCACGTTCCAATAATGCTTCTGCTCCAAGTGTAATTGTACCAGCTGTATCAATCATATCATCAATTAAGATGGCTGTGCGCCCTTCAATATCGCCAATAATATTCATCACTTCTGCCACATTTGGTTCAGGGCGGCGTTTGTCGATAATAGCGATCGTAGCACCTAGTCGCTCGGCAAATTGGCGCGCACGTGTAACGCCTCCTAAATCTGGTGAAACCACGACGACATCATGAAGATTTTTCTTGATGAAGTAAGAGGCTAAAATCGGCATTCCAAACAAGTGATCTAGTGGAACATTAAAGAATCCTTGGATTTGACCTGCGTGAAGATCCATACATATCACGCGCGAAACACCTGCAGTCTGGATTAAATCTGCGATGAGCTTCGCTGTAATCGGATCTCGTGGCCGCGCCTTACGATCTTGACGCGCATACCCGTAGTATGGAATTACGACATTGATACTCTGTGCAGAAGCTCTTTTTAACGCATCTACGATAATCAATAATTCCATTAAATGCTCATTTACCGGTGCAGATGTAGGCTGAATGACATATACTTGGCACCCGCGTACACTTTCCCCTAGTTTCACCTGTACTTCTCCATCGCGAAACCGGGTAACTTGGCATAATCCAAGATCAATTCCAATCTCAGTTGCAATTTCCTGTGCTAATTGCGGATTGGCATTACCGCTAATTACTTTTAATTTTGGATCTGGATACTCCACGTTTGTCACCGTCCGTCCCTCATTGCTTCTTCATCATGTAGCCGTTTTAATTTGACACGCAACCCTTTTGCATATCCAGGTTTAGTCGTCTGTCTTGCACGAGCAATAGCAAAGTCATCATCTGCCACATCATCAGTAATGGTTGAGCCTGTCGCTATATAGGCGCCTTTCCCTATATTCACAGGCGCAATGATATTGACGTTAGAACCGATAAAGCTATCATCCCCAACCATCGTCTTATGTTTTCTAAATCCATCATAATTAACCGTCACTACACCACAGCCGACGTTAACCCGTTGCCCAATCTCACTATCTCCGACATAAGCTAAATGGCTAACCTTCGAACCGGTACCTACTATGGAATTTTTAATTTCAACAAAGTCCCCCACTTTTACATGAGACCCAATGTGACTACCCGGGCGAATATACGCAAATGGACCAACACTCACGTGATCGCCAAGCTCACTTTCTAGTACAACAGAAGAAGCAATATGTGTGGCATCTCCTATAACGGTATCTACCAAACGGACATGTGGACCGACCACGCAATCTTCTCCGATCACTGTTCTCCCTTCCAGCGTACATCCTGGTTGCAAAATGCTATCGCGTCCAATCAACACATCCGATTCTACATAGGTGTTTGCTGGATCAATAATAGTTACACCATTTTTCATGTGTCGGGTCAGTATCCTGCGTCGCATTCGCGCTTCAACACTTGCTAGTTGAATGCGATCGTTAACATTTGCGATATCATCCGGATCAGCCACAACGACAGAGCGCACGATTCCTTGATCTGCGCGAATGTGTTGTACACAATCGGTGAGTAAATACTCCCCCTGTGCATTATCTGCAGTCAACTTTTGAAGAGCTCTTTGTAACTCCCCTGTCTGAAACGCATAAATACCACTGTTCACTTCAGAGATGGACTGTTCATCACATGTTGCATCTTTTTCCTCAACAATGCGCAATACATTAGCCTCTGCGTCTTGAATGATACGTCCATAGCCATATGGATCATCCACCACAGCCGTTAAGACAGTCGTAGCATGTGCTGAAACAGCTTCATCAATCAGTCTTTCAACTTCTTCATGCCGCAATAATGGGCAATCCCCATATAGAACGACCGTGATACTATCTGCATTTAGTTGTGGTGCAACTTGTTGTACTGCATGCCCCGTTCCTAATTGTTCGCTTTGCTTTACATACGTAACGGAATCCCCTAGTACTTCGCGAACTTGATCTTCTAGCCTACCAACTACAACAAAGAGACGATCAAATCCAACAACCTGCATTTGTTCAACAATATGTACAATCATGGGTTTTCCACATACATGATGAACCACTTTATGACGTTTTGAATTCATACGTTTTCCTAAACCCGCCGCCAAGATAATACCGACTTTTTCCATGACGTAAACCTCCCGTCACCCTTTTTCCTAGGGATGCGTAAAGCGTGCGTAATCACTATACATGAAACAGACAGACGCTTTCAATCATCGCGTATAAAATAGCTGCTCATAATAAAGCCGCCACCCCTTGTAATCAGAAGTGACGGCCCACAATATATACCATGATATCCAATTAGTCAGCTGCCGCTGCAATAACAGGTGGCTCCTCTAATCGGTTATACTGATCTAATACAGCTTCTTGAATTCGTTGTCTCACAACCGATGAAATGGGGTGAGCTATATCGCGGAATTCACCATCTGGAGTTCTTTTACTAGGCATAGCTACAAACATGCCGGCGTTTCCATCGATGATCCGGATGTCATGAATGACAAACTCATCATCAAATGTAATCGAGGCAATGGCTTTCATTCTTCCTTCCGCCGACACTTTGCGTACCCTAACATCTGTAATCTGCACCCTTATCACCCCGCAGAATTCTCGTGAGTTTACTGATCGAACAGCGCACGTATCGCTATTCGCTCATATTCTCACATATAGAGGTTGTTCAAAAAGGGGTCAGAACTCCCCGGCGCATGGCAGCGTCAGCGCCAAGAACGCTCGCTCACGTACCTAAAACGTACGCTCAGTCCACATT
The genomic region above belongs to Sulfoacidibacillus ferrooxidans and contains:
- the glmU gene encoding bifunctional UDP-N-acetylglucosamine diphosphorylase/glucosamine-1-phosphate N-acetyltransferase GlmU, whose product is MEKVGIILAAGLGKRMNSKRHKVVHHVCGKPMIVHIVEQMQVVGFDRLFVVVGRLEDQVREVLGDSVTYVKQSEQLGTGHAVQQVAPQLNADSITVVLYGDCPLLRHEEVERLIDEAVSAHATTVLTAVVDDPYGYGRIIQDAEANVLRIVEEKDATCDEQSISEVNSGIYAFQTGELQRALQKLTADNAQGEYLLTDCVQHIRADQGIVRSVVVADPDDIANVNDRIQLASVEARMRRRILTRHMKNGVTIIDPANTYVESDVLIGRDSILQPGCTLEGRTVIGEDCVVGPHVRLVDTVIGDATHIASSVVLESELGDHVSVGPFAYIRPGSHIGSHVKVGDFVEIKNSIVGTGSKVSHLAYVGDSEIGQRVNVGCGVVTVNYDGFRKHKTMVGDDSFIGSNVNIIAPVNIGKGAYIATGSTITDDVADDDFAIARARQTTKPGYAKGLRVKLKRLHDEEAMRDGR
- a CDS encoding ribose-phosphate diphosphokinase, encoding MEYPDPKLKVISGNANPQLAQEIATEIGIDLGLCQVTRFRDGEVQVKLGESVRGCQVYVIQPTSAPVNEHLMELLIIVDALKRASAQSINVVIPYYGYARQDRKARPRDPITAKLIADLIQTAGVSRVICMDLHAGQIQGFFNVPLDHLFGMPILASYFIKKNLHDVVVVSPDLGGVTRARQFAERLGATIAIIDKRRPEPNVAEVMNIIGDIEGRTAILIDDMIDTAGTITLGAEALLERGAKEVYACCTHPVLSSPAIERLAQSPIKEVVVTNTIALKDEQKIDKLVVLSVAKIMAEAILRVNEMRSISELFD
- the spoVG gene encoding septation regulator SpoVG; translation: MQITDVRVRKVSAEGRMKAIASITFDDEFVIHDIRIIDGNAGMFVAMPSKRTPDGEFRDIAHPISSVVRQRIQEAVLDQYNRLEEPPVIAAAAD
- the pth gene encoding aminoacyl-tRNA hydrolase encodes the protein MAKLIVGLGNPGKEYQKTRHNVGFWSIEQISEELHVATPKEKWRSLVSESMVHGERVYLVRPLTYMNVSGEAVRAAMDFLKLDRPNEQLLVIYDDMDLPVGKIRLREKGSSGGHNGIKSIISHLGTQEFPRIRIGVGHPSGDVPIVDYVLSRFAKAELPLVGDAVVRSAEAAIEFCKTPFPLVMNAFN
- a CDS encoding anti-sigma-F factor Fin — encoded protein: MVYLCKYCHSVLGQIDAHHAMVEQLGFSILTDDEKADMMTVDEALQTTYVKTVCEHCEAALRYNPELILSHTPLQ
- the mfd gene encoding transcription-repair coupling factor; this encodes MQEIVHYFSEIDDVMMLRKGLVKKGAQQVVVGLDSSARHLLYASLALTEGQIVIVTHSMQVAETIVAEVGEWLGDWPIYLFPERELSHSDFVAYSPELAALRMETLAALHMGTAKVVVTTIRALRQATLPKSALHEHLLHVVLGQQVALQHILHTLVSLGYERADMVETRGQFSVRGGIVDVYPLFGQATRLEWFDDEIDSIRYFDAETQRSSDQIKEVTIWPVRELIASLSQMTAVADRMEAEMNTYVSKLDAADVAENVQKHVGHDIARMREGIHFPGLIRYANRFYHEHYAFQDYISQDAVMIYDEPSRLRETMERISREEMEWTTAALEHGEMLPGLIDEIYVDSLFHGSSQRQVFVTLLPRQIPGASGASMVNFTVRSMPLFHGQLPLLKTELGRFQKTHQHVVFLAGNEERAERLLHVLEDFSIDVERRTHFDSRAECPTLMIGGISSGFELPAARLVIITENEIFVNRRRARKVRSDASEATRIKSYQDLNIGDFVVHSSHGIAEYMGIETLEIGGVHRDYLNLRYAGNDKLYVPIDQIHLIQKYLGSEEKEPRVHHLGGSDWTRTKSKVQKTVRDIAQDLIKLYAKRESAPGYAFKSDTEWQRDFESMFAYEETPDQLRAIEDIKKDMEKSRPMDRLLCGDVGYGKTEVAIRAASKAVFDGKQVAVLVPTTILAQQHYETFRERFAGFPVTIEVLSRFRTKGETTKVLEGIEKGIVDIVIGTHRLLQKNIKFKDLGLLIVDEEQRFGVTHKEKLKQLRANVDCLTLTATPIPRTLHMSMVGVRDLSVIETPPENRFPVQTYVVEYNDALLREAIEREIGRGGQVYVLYNQVNNIQSIADRVARLVPEARVGIGHGQMAEDELERAMLDFLQGETDVLVSTTIIETGLDIPNVNTLIVFHANRMGLSQLYQLRGRVGRSNRIAYAYFTYQPDKVLSEVAEKRLQAIKEFTELGSGFKIAMRDLAIRGAGNILGAEQHGHIGAVGFDMYTEMLAEAVRELRGEVVEEKADPIVEITVDAFLPETYVAEPSQKVELYKKMIACRTLDEVADLRDEIEDRFGTMPEQVENLLSVAKIRAYAIQYDLASVVKKGTDIHISIRPDSKKGITGESVLELIKLFPKRMGMKSNNGLYLLMVEGRGIGEQDVLQMVLRILEHLGKLMDKQEELQNVQ